In Spirochaeta lutea, a single genomic region encodes these proteins:
- a CDS encoding efflux RND transporter permease subunit, whose amino-acid sequence MIQRIGTWSATHPRRALILALGISLIAALGSLMLTLEMNFYSIMPQNTPATRDLQTIVEEFPSSDSILVYLQGPDSQSLAAGAERISRRLSQGDLTDLVHRVILGADQEYLRRYALLLEDFDLAASDPSQSLAQLARELGRINPDELSQTETARLRHSLTTLGNDFLAFSGTGDGADDAQRLSALQNALTGPELITNAQGTRGIMTIVTTVGVNDFFELAPAVTRIEEAVHGALEGSGVTAGLTGFLVVAKDEAVTSERGLALGFVVALGLIAGLMILNFRMPQAPILLGLPLLLGILWTVGYTGFILGRLNILTAMYLIALMGLGIDFGIHILTAYLQAENGNAPSREKMARALKGIGRGLLTGGLTTAAAFFCLLAAESQMAVELGVVAGGGIILELAAMVLVVPALTSLRAGRLAKKGKPEFSLPPVGFVSGSQPGRIASFFAAYGGRITLTSGLLAILLVTQAPGLKMEDNIMNLEAKGLESIELQHTMVREMGLAPDPLYILSDSLEETAALVPRLREIPGIQEVDSLAAFLPSPDDITRRKQALSRYLAGQNQSTPEPGSAQFAGPGLQDPAILVQIQALKEAVTALFSRVLDAPQPYTAALSGSQGTQDFAAYILSLEKALTQWMQETLDEPAPTLEQLPGSMKDLYLSREGGENLITLYPTGNLWEAQARRDLIDALEPLAPQATSMVLASDQLNSMVSRDGLQVSLLALGVIFLVLLLDFRNLPYTLATMMPLVLSVASLFGIMALTGLRIDFMNFIAIPLLIGIGIDDAVHLSHARRQSLQQSQSLPLTPGEDRPAEVHHGAADSPATQDSPATQDSPATQDSGSRASMAGVLSRVGKAIVMTTLTTVIGFLSFIPSPMRGMQGTGIVLSLAVTLALFYSVCFHGGILKRFHKPY is encoded by the coding sequence ATGATCCAACGTATAGGAACCTGGAGCGCTACCCACCCCCGGCGCGCTCTCATCCTAGCCCTGGGTATCAGCCTGATTGCGGCCCTGGGCAGCCTGATGCTGACCCTGGAGATGAATTTTTATTCCATCATGCCCCAGAACACCCCCGCAACCCGGGATCTACAGACCATTGTGGAGGAATTTCCCTCCAGCGATTCCATCCTGGTGTACCTCCAGGGTCCGGATTCCCAAAGTCTAGCAGCCGGGGCGGAACGTATTTCCCGGCGTCTTTCCCAGGGTGATTTGACTGATTTGGTCCACCGGGTCATCCTCGGAGCGGACCAGGAGTACCTCCGGCGCTACGCCCTGCTGCTGGAGGATTTTGACCTCGCCGCCTCGGACCCCAGCCAATCCCTGGCCCAACTCGCCCGGGAACTTGGCCGGATAAACCCCGATGAACTCTCCCAAACCGAGACAGCCCGTCTCCGCCACTCCCTGACAACCCTGGGAAACGATTTTTTAGCCTTCTCGGGAACCGGGGATGGCGCTGATGATGCGCAGCGGCTATCCGCCCTGCAAAACGCCCTAACCGGACCGGAGCTGATAACCAACGCCCAGGGCACCCGGGGCATCATGACTATCGTTACAACCGTCGGAGTGAATGATTTCTTCGAACTGGCTCCGGCTGTTACCAGGATTGAAGAGGCCGTGCACGGTGCTCTGGAGGGTTCCGGAGTAACAGCAGGCCTCACCGGATTCTTGGTGGTGGCCAAGGACGAGGCTGTTACCAGCGAGCGGGGCTTGGCCCTGGGCTTCGTGGTGGCTCTTGGGTTGATTGCCGGCCTGATGATCCTCAACTTCCGGATGCCCCAGGCCCCGATTCTTCTGGGACTCCCCCTACTCCTAGGAATCCTCTGGACCGTGGGCTACACCGGCTTCATTCTCGGCCGGCTGAACATCCTAACGGCCATGTACCTTATTGCCCTCATGGGCCTGGGAATAGACTTCGGTATTCATATCCTTACCGCGTACCTCCAGGCTGAGAACGGAAACGCCCCCAGCCGGGAAAAAATGGCCCGTGCCCTGAAGGGCATCGGCCGGGGACTGCTCACCGGGGGGCTGACAACCGCGGCCGCCTTCTTCTGCCTCCTGGCTGCGGAGTCCCAGATGGCTGTGGAGCTCGGAGTGGTTGCCGGGGGCGGGATTATCCTCGAACTGGCGGCCATGGTTCTGGTGGTTCCGGCCCTGACAAGCCTGCGGGCGGGCCGGCTGGCTAAGAAGGGTAAGCCCGAGTTCTCCCTTCCCCCGGTGGGCTTTGTTTCCGGATCCCAGCCCGGTAGAATCGCATCGTTTTTTGCAGCCTATGGCGGTAGAATCACCCTTACCTCAGGACTGCTTGCCATTCTCCTGGTAACCCAGGCTCCGGGGCTGAAGATGGAAGACAACATTATGAACCTGGAAGCCAAAGGCTTGGAGAGCATCGAACTTCAGCACACCATGGTCCGAGAAATGGGTCTGGCTCCGGATCCCCTGTACATCCTCAGCGATTCCCTGGAAGAAACCGCGGCTCTGGTGCCCCGCCTGCGGGAGATTCCGGGAATCCAGGAGGTGGACTCCCTGGCCGCCTTCCTACCCAGCCCGGATGATATAACCCGCCGGAAGCAAGCCCTTTCCCGGTACCTGGCAGGTCAGAATCAATCGACCCCGGAACCAGGATCGGCCCAATTCGCCGGCCCCGGCCTCCAGGATCCGGCGATTCTGGTTCAGATCCAGGCCCTGAAAGAGGCAGTTACTGCATTGTTCTCCCGGGTTCTGGATGCACCCCAACCCTACACCGCAGCCCTTTCAGGTTCCCAGGGAACCCAGGACTTTGCGGCCTACATCCTATCTCTGGAGAAGGCCCTAACGCAGTGGATGCAGGAAACCCTCGACGAGCCTGCCCCGACCCTGGAACAGCTGCCCGGGAGTATGAAGGATCTATACCTCTCCAGGGAGGGGGGCGAAAACCTGATAACCCTCTACCCCACGGGAAACCTATGGGAGGCCCAGGCACGCCGGGACCTTATTGACGCCCTGGAACCCCTGGCCCCCCAGGCCACCAGCATGGTACTGGCCTCGGACCAGCTGAATTCCATGGTGAGCCGGGACGGGTTGCAGGTTAGCCTGCTTGCCCTGGGTGTGATTTTCCTGGTCCTGCTCCTGGATTTCCGGAATCTACCCTACACCCTGGCCACCATGATGCCCCTGGTATTGAGTGTCGCCAGCCTCTTCGGCATCATGGCGCTGACGGGATTAAGAATCGACTTCATGAATTTCATTGCCATCCCCCTGCTCATCGGGATCGGCATCGATGACGCGGTCCACCTCAGCCACGCCCGCCGCCAGAGCCTGCAACAATCCCAGAGCCTGCCACTGACCCCCGGGGAAGACCGGCCGGCCGAAGTCCACCACGGGGCAGCGGACAGCCCAGCCACCCAAGACAGCCCAGCCACCCAAGACAGCCCAGCCACCCAAGACAGCGGGAGCCGAGCATCCATGGCCGGGGTTCTATCCCGGGTTGGCAAGGCCATCGTCATGACAACCCTGACCACCGTTATCGGCTTTCTCTCTTTCATACCAAGTCCCATGCGGGGCATGCAGGGGACCGGGATCGTCCTAAGCCTGGCGGTGACTCTGGCCCTGTTTTACTCGGTTTGCTTTCACGGAGGTATACTAAAACGATTTCATAAACCATACTAA
- a CDS encoding flavodoxin domain-containing protein, producing the protein MKVLFLYTTKYGSAAWAAQETALILEQEFGIQSSLVRLGKDPLPSLGDFNAVVLGAAVYAGQISSRMRSFADAHASELKQKPLGLYVTCLAEGEAAMEYLESNFPPALLAHACVKVTPGGMANFEKMNWLFKFVLKKVSGLTQTTDKRRPESLGPLARSLAAALESPAPSED; encoded by the coding sequence ATGAAGGTACTATTTCTCTACACCACCAAGTACGGCAGCGCAGCCTGGGCTGCCCAGGAAACCGCCCTTATCCTGGAACAGGAATTTGGCATTCAGAGCAGTCTTGTCCGTCTGGGGAAGGATCCTCTCCCTTCTCTAGGGGATTTTAACGCCGTTGTGCTCGGAGCGGCGGTCTATGCGGGACAAATTTCCTCCCGGATGCGCAGCTTCGCTGACGCCCACGCCTCCGAGCTCAAGCAAAAACCCCTGGGCCTGTACGTAACCTGCCTCGCCGAGGGAGAGGCCGCCATGGAATACCTAGAATCCAACTTTCCCCCGGCACTCCTAGCCCACGCATGTGTCAAGGTAACCCCGGGCGGCATGGCCAACTTTGAGAAGATGAACTGGCTGTTCAAGTTCGTTCTAAAAAAGGTCAGCGGGCTTACACAAACCACGGACAAACGCCGTCCGGAAAGCCTTGGCCCCCTGGCCCGCTCCCTGGCCGCCGCCCTGGAATCTCCGGCCCCCTCGGAAGATTAA
- a CDS encoding methyl-accepting chemotaxis protein encodes MKTTKRGMTIGAKILLVAAAGFIIMGTVISVFYVVDIRNEAEKALLEKSRALVLNAEAVREYMAARIADGTIQPLEQLAEEMGYDQAVAAVPIIAAIRVAEEYAEEGNYEFRVPKFQPRNPRNEPTPLEAEVLQELQASGRDEQVIFERNQIRYFKAITLTEDCLLCHGGPAGTLDPLGLPKEGWQVGYKPGAFEIISSLDNAQLAQQRAGIWVSTITLGLFLAIGSVLWWMVKVITKPLQDYAGNFETAAGGDLRVRSRANTRDEIGTLSGHFNRFLENLGGLVSQVRHTAYTADSTGQELASMSEESSANLTEIKTTIESMEEKSRRLDNEASQSTQAARELRELLEQLGGIMADQASAIDESSASIEQISSSIQNIARSAEQKLSIVTTVETMAEKGERDMEDTVKVIAQVELAAGGISETIAAITEIASQTNMLAMNAAIEAAHAGDAGRGFAVVAEEIRRLAEMSNQRVKVISDSLTEIATSVSQSAASAEESGRSFHEIVAGVRDIAGGMQEMSNATAELSGGSNQIVEALTLLINLTSDVKLAYQRMEEKAEAIRASMDTLGMVSVENKQGMAEVTQGVRELNEAVLMMSELSTKNADMVVELNRMLGAFKL; translated from the coding sequence GTGAAAACAACTAAACGGGGCATGACCATCGGTGCCAAGATTCTCTTGGTAGCGGCCGCGGGGTTCATCATTATGGGAACGGTTATTTCCGTGTTCTATGTGGTGGATATTAGAAACGAAGCCGAGAAGGCCTTGCTGGAAAAAAGCCGGGCCCTGGTTCTGAATGCCGAAGCGGTGCGGGAGTATATGGCGGCCCGGATAGCCGACGGAACCATTCAACCCCTGGAACAACTTGCCGAGGAGATGGGTTACGATCAGGCGGTTGCTGCGGTGCCGATCATTGCGGCCATCCGGGTGGCCGAAGAGTATGCCGAGGAAGGAAACTATGAGTTTCGTGTCCCCAAGTTTCAGCCCCGGAATCCCCGGAATGAACCTACTCCCTTGGAGGCTGAGGTGCTCCAGGAGCTGCAAGCCAGCGGCAGGGATGAGCAGGTTATTTTTGAACGAAATCAGATACGGTACTTTAAGGCGATAACCCTAACTGAGGATTGCCTGCTCTGCCACGGCGGCCCGGCGGGCACGCTGGATCCCTTGGGACTGCCCAAGGAGGGCTGGCAGGTAGGGTATAAGCCCGGTGCCTTTGAGATTATTTCCTCCCTGGATAATGCACAGCTAGCTCAGCAACGAGCAGGGATTTGGGTGAGCACCATTACCCTGGGGTTATTCTTAGCCATCGGTTCGGTGCTATGGTGGATGGTCAAGGTTATTACCAAACCCTTGCAGGACTATGCCGGCAATTTTGAGACCGCCGCCGGAGGCGATCTTCGGGTTCGATCCAGGGCAAACACCCGGGATGAGATCGGTACCCTATCCGGGCACTTCAACCGCTTTCTGGAAAACCTCGGCGGCCTGGTTTCCCAGGTGCGCCACACTGCCTATACGGCTGACAGTACCGGTCAGGAACTTGCATCCATGTCCGAAGAGTCTTCGGCGAATCTCACAGAAATAAAAACCACTATTGAGAGCATGGAGGAAAAATCCCGCCGGCTGGATAATGAAGCTTCCCAGAGTACCCAGGCTGCACGGGAACTTCGGGAACTGCTTGAGCAGTTAGGTGGGATTATGGCCGATCAGGCCTCAGCTATTGATGAAAGCTCGGCCTCCATCGAACAGATTTCCTCCTCGATCCAGAACATCGCCCGGTCGGCAGAGCAGAAGCTCAGCATCGTTACCACTGTGGAAACCATGGCGGAGAAGGGCGAGCGGGACATGGAGGATACGGTAAAGGTTATTGCCCAGGTGGAACTGGCCGCCGGAGGCATTTCCGAGACTATTGCAGCCATTACCGAAATAGCCAGTCAGACGAATATGCTGGCCATGAACGCCGCCATTGAAGCCGCCCATGCCGGTGATGCCGGCCGGGGCTTCGCCGTGGTAGCCGAGGAGATCCGCCGGTTAGCCGAGATGAGCAATCAGCGGGTAAAGGTCATCTCCGACTCCCTCACCGAGATTGCCACCTCGGTTTCCCAGTCTGCGGCCAGCGCAGAGGAATCGGGCCGGTCCTTCCACGAGATTGTGGCAGGGGTACGGGACATAGCCGGTGGTATGCAGGAGATGTCCAATGCGACGGCGGAGCTTTCCGGGGGAAGTAATCAGATTGTCGAAGCCCTGACCCTGCTGATCAACCTGACCAGCGATGTGAAGCTGGCGTACCAGCGGATGGAAGAAAAGGCCGAGGCCATCCGGGCATCCATGGATACCCTGGGCATGGTTTCGGTGGAGAATAAACAGGGAATGGCCGAGGTCACCCAGGGTGTCCGGGAGCTGAACGAGGCGGTGCTCATGATGTCCGAGCTGAGTACCAAAAATGCCGACATGGTGGTGGAATTAAACCGGATGCTGGGGGCTTTTAAATTGTAG
- a CDS encoding ROK family protein, with protein MKPLYLALDLGAGQGTKVGLFRGTKELQAETVFPIESYGPDFASYSEGLLGWILRLLEDHGLSATDIRATGIATAGILTDEGAFQLIHNLDHFNGHNLRSFFQERLDRPTAIENDANAGALAEWSVLQVELLYWVFGGGWGGAWISRDGRVMYPSVNWSGKDEDLHFSNEPGYAIPLEKLTLESLFTEVQSSYPRFERILAEDLGEGALVGPGGRQDALRAETILSGPGRCRLFRAVVADDDFYERFLDIHETRQMSDPSIAGRHISKLSSMRVEAALNTDRLYGKILAHATRILLRQAQADGLADGVPICLGGKPSYALPYFGPSAQRLFGRFGLMNYLRPSVIDERGLNANLVGSAVLAALAAGENPAV; from the coding sequence ATGAAACCACTGTATCTTGCCCTGGATCTGGGCGCCGGCCAGGGAACAAAAGTCGGCCTGTTCCGGGGAACCAAAGAGCTTCAGGCCGAAACGGTCTTTCCCATTGAATCCTACGGACCGGACTTCGCCAGCTACAGCGAGGGTCTTCTCGGGTGGATTCTAAGGCTCCTGGAGGACCACGGGCTTTCAGCCACGGATATCCGGGCAACAGGAATCGCCACGGCTGGAATCCTGACCGACGAAGGGGCATTCCAGCTGATTCACAATCTTGATCATTTTAACGGCCATAACCTGCGCAGCTTCTTTCAGGAGCGGTTAGACCGTCCAACGGCCATTGAAAACGACGCCAACGCCGGTGCCTTGGCGGAGTGGAGTGTGCTCCAGGTAGAACTCCTGTACTGGGTCTTCGGGGGCGGCTGGGGCGGCGCCTGGATCAGCCGAGACGGCCGGGTCATGTACCCATCGGTAAACTGGAGCGGAAAGGACGAGGATCTGCACTTTTCCAACGAGCCCGGCTATGCAATCCCCCTGGAGAAACTGACCCTGGAAAGCCTCTTTACCGAGGTACAGAGCTCCTACCCACGGTTTGAACGCATCTTAGCCGAGGATTTAGGAGAGGGGGCTTTGGTCGGCCCCGGAGGACGCCAGGATGCCCTTCGGGCCGAGACGATTCTCAGCGGACCCGGGCGATGCCGGTTATTCCGGGCAGTGGTTGCCGATGATGATTTTTACGAGCGCTTTTTGGACATCCATGAAACCCGGCAGATGTCCGATCCGAGCATCGCCGGACGACACATCAGCAAGCTCTCCAGTATGCGGGTAGAGGCTGCCTTGAACACCGACCGGCTCTACGGCAAGATCCTGGCCCACGCCACCCGGATCCTCCTCCGCCAAGCCCAGGCCGACGGCCTCGCCGACGGAGTACCCATCTGCCTGGGAGGAAAACCAAGCTACGCCCTGCCCTACTTCGGCCCATCGGCCCAGCGCCTCTTCGGACGATTCGGACTGATGAACTATCTGCGCCCATCGGTAATCGACGAACGGGGTCTGAACGCCAACCTCGTAGGTTCGGCGGTGTTAGCTGCCCTGGCCGCCGGGGAAAATCCGGCAGTGTAG
- a CDS encoding AraC family transcriptional regulator, with amino-acid sequence MRDDTRIDWHRKVDEALITLLNTLDDPPDFRRIAESVAASPYHFHKQFKDLTGETFKACADRLRLEKAMTMLREKKRITDIAFDCGYSTVEMLSKAVRRTWGLSPTQLRRQSSWHPYIPSRVGVHYSRKNERKTWFYAKGGKEAMETKIVQFEEKIFYGYKIVGDYWQLPKQWNRFLTTVQDKNIHQLGKEFISVFLDNADSIPQDQKRAYAGFVTTETLETQFDLEELLIPSGLYAVTVHFGSSEAIGPVWHSWMTEWLPHSGWEPDFSRPNYEWYQNNLENPELLVTFLVTAVKRREE; translated from the coding sequence ATGAGGGATGACACGAGAATCGACTGGCACAGAAAGGTTGATGAGGCCCTGATCACGCTTCTCAATACCCTGGATGATCCGCCGGATTTCCGAAGAATCGCTGAGAGCGTTGCGGCGTCACCGTACCACTTTCATAAGCAATTCAAGGATCTTACCGGTGAGACCTTCAAGGCATGTGCAGACAGGTTGAGACTGGAAAAAGCCATGACCATGCTCCGAGAAAAGAAACGGATAACCGACATTGCATTTGACTGCGGGTATTCCACTGTAGAAATGCTATCCAAGGCGGTTCGAAGAACATGGGGCCTGAGTCCGACACAACTGCGCCGCCAGTCTTCCTGGCATCCCTACATTCCGTCCAGGGTTGGCGTTCATTATTCTAGAAAGAATGAACGAAAGACCTGGTTCTATGCCAAAGGAGGAAAAGAGGCTATGGAGACCAAGATCGTTCAATTTGAAGAAAAGATTTTTTACGGGTACAAAATCGTCGGCGACTATTGGCAGTTGCCCAAGCAGTGGAATCGATTTCTCACCACTGTACAAGACAAGAACATTCACCAGCTCGGGAAGGAATTTATCTCCGTGTTCTTAGACAATGCGGATTCAATACCCCAGGACCAAAAAAGAGCCTACGCGGGGTTCGTGACGACGGAAACCCTAGAAACGCAATTTGATTTGGAGGAACTACTAATCCCCTCCGGGTTATATGCGGTGACAGTTCACTTCGGTAGTTCCGAGGCCATTGGCCCCGTTTGGCATTCGTGGATGACGGAATGGCTTCCTCACAGCGGTTGGGAACCGGATTTCTCACGTCCCAACTACGAATGGTACCAAAATAATCTGGAAAACCCCGAACTCCTGGTAACATTTCTTGTAACCGCGGTGAAAAGAAGGGAAGAATGA
- a CDS encoding ABC transporter permease gives MSKTLRTRPGWILPLAGTVLLALYISMPEVQERVLGLLFPSTGTYTHSRLNLLQMSLDHLIITTLATGISFFIGLGLGILVTRRAGKDFLSLVTRLSALVQTLPPSAVIILAFPFLGFGWAPTLAALFLYSLFPVMGNTILGFQTVDPGVMDAARGLGMAEAQALRIVEFPMAAPYILTGLRHAFILNLATAAIGAVIGAGGLGVIIMSGLTLQNSALVFSGTLVITGFALLGEYIFGLIPTPRPPQGQSAP, from the coding sequence ATGAGTAAGACCCTCAGAACCCGCCCGGGTTGGATTCTGCCCCTGGCCGGTACCGTCCTGTTAGCACTCTATATAAGCATGCCCGAGGTCCAGGAACGGGTCCTGGGTCTGCTTTTTCCATCCACCGGAACCTACACCCACTCCCGGTTAAACCTCTTGCAGATGAGTCTGGACCACCTGATCATCACCACCCTGGCTACGGGAATCTCATTCTTCATCGGCCTGGGCCTGGGTATTCTGGTGACCCGCCGGGCGGGCAAGGACTTTCTGAGCCTGGTGACCCGGCTCTCCGCCCTGGTCCAGACCCTGCCCCCCTCAGCGGTGATCATTCTGGCATTTCCCTTTCTCGGTTTCGGATGGGCCCCAACCCTGGCGGCATTGTTTCTGTACTCCCTGTTTCCTGTCATGGGCAATACCATCCTGGGGTTCCAGACCGTGGATCCCGGGGTAATGGATGCGGCTAGGGGCCTGGGCATGGCCGAGGCCCAAGCCCTCAGGATTGTTGAATTTCCCATGGCCGCACCCTACATCCTTACCGGGCTGCGCCATGCCTTCATTCTCAACCTCGCCACGGCTGCCATCGGGGCCGTCATCGGAGCCGGCGGGCTGGGGGTCATCATCATGAGCGGCCTAACCCTGCAGAACAGCGCCCTGGTATTCTCTGGAACCCTGGTTATTACCGGTTTTGCCCTGCTGGGTGAATACATCTTTGGGTTGATTCCAACGCCCCGGCCTCCCCAGGGGCAATCCGCACCCTGA
- a CDS encoding ABC transporter ATP-binding protein produces the protein MISYQDVHVRYGKTQALQGIDLLVPPGKVTVLIGPSGCGKSTTLRCLNRLVEIQGGRITINDQDIQDQDEIGLRRSMGYAIQSVGLIPHLTVLENICLVPRLLGWPRDRQLARAAELLQLIGLPRDEYGGKFPGQLSGGEAQRVGVARALGADPPILLLDEPFGAVDPLKREELQDEFVRIQRRLRKTVLFVTHDLDEAVRLADHLVIMKDGRIVQAGDPSEVLGSPNSPFVADFLGSDRALKRLTLFTADRIMKPLGHGQATPDTEVCLSLSHAPRLFPHSSLKECMARMLAQGTPWVHIYAADPAPGNTPGHSPGPEESPPPETPLGTVYFEDIQEISFQGFSLAPKAASASAVPEQTPPAASPAAGREYGDE, from the coding sequence GTGATTTCATATCAAGATGTTCATGTGCGCTACGGAAAAACCCAGGCTCTCCAGGGGATCGATCTGCTGGTTCCGCCGGGCAAGGTAACCGTGCTCATAGGTCCCAGCGGATGCGGAAAATCTACCACCCTCCGGTGTCTGAACCGCCTGGTGGAGATCCAGGGCGGTCGAATCACCATAAACGACCAGGACATTCAGGATCAGGATGAGATCGGCCTGCGCCGGTCCATGGGGTACGCCATCCAGAGTGTGGGGCTCATACCCCATTTGACCGTTTTGGAAAATATCTGCCTTGTGCCCCGGTTACTCGGCTGGCCCCGGGACCGTCAGCTGGCCCGGGCTGCCGAGCTGCTGCAGCTCATCGGATTGCCCCGGGATGAGTACGGAGGGAAATTCCCCGGCCAGCTCAGCGGGGGAGAGGCCCAGCGGGTAGGGGTGGCCCGCGCCCTGGGGGCTGATCCGCCGATCCTGCTCTTAGACGAGCCCTTCGGAGCGGTTGATCCCCTGAAGCGCGAGGAGCTCCAGGATGAGTTCGTCCGGATTCAGCGCCGACTGCGGAAGACCGTGCTCTTTGTTACCCATGATTTGGATGAGGCCGTGCGCCTGGCGGACCATCTGGTTATTATGAAGGATGGTCGGATTGTCCAAGCCGGCGATCCCAGCGAGGTGCTCGGATCCCCGAACTCCCCCTTTGTGGCGGACTTTCTCGGCTCCGACCGGGCTCTAAAACGGCTTACCCTCTTTACTGCCGACCGCATCATGAAACCCCTGGGGCACGGGCAAGCTACCCCGGATACCGAGGTCTGCCTCTCCCTGTCCCATGCACCCCGGTTGTTCCCCCATAGTTCCCTAAAGGAATGCATGGCCCGGATGCTCGCCCAGGGCACCCCCTGGGTGCATATCTACGCCGCCGACCCCGCTCCCGGGAATACCCCAGGGCACAGCCCCGGGCCAGAAGAATCCCCACCCCCGGAAACACCCCTGGGCACCGTCTACTTCGAAGACATTCAAGAGATCAGTTTTCAGGGATTCTCTCTGGCCCCCAAGGCAGCCTCTGCCTCCGCTGTACCCGAACAAACCCCTCCTGCCGCCTCACCGGCAGCGGGGAGGGAGTACGGAGATGAGTAA
- a CDS encoding ABC transporter permease has translation MTREAKVGLLCTMAASAALVLPFFSLQANRVAQPRHVWLFEALPGWMTLGVLLPLGAAWAAVLAVRGRWQGRVLWGASAAGVAGALAVLGAAGLVQGQMLPPAGRLGLGAGWVLYTLAMAVPWFGLEQGRVRTLLGAAGILGVAAVAALGGGFDSLGIVKEAGNQRSRLILEVGNHLRITGAAVFLAGLGGIPGAFWAYRRQAARKVLFTATNLLQTIPTIALFGLLIAPLTSLGQVLPWLRQAGLRGIGDTPAIIALALYALFPVLRNSYEGLAGVDARVLDASRGMGMSRFQVTWLVLLPAASPVILHGLRVALVQTLGNAVLAKLVGAGGLGVFVFEGLGQYSVDMVLLGILLVGGITLVVDGLMRGIMAVLTPRALASGFAKEVAG, from the coding sequence TTGACTAGGGAGGCAAAGGTCGGTCTTCTATGCACCATGGCGGCCTCCGCTGCCCTGGTGCTTCCTTTTTTTTCTCTCCAGGCAAACCGCGTGGCCCAGCCCCGGCATGTGTGGCTTTTTGAGGCCCTGCCGGGATGGATGACCCTGGGGGTGTTACTGCCCCTGGGGGCGGCCTGGGCGGCGGTTTTGGCGGTGCGGGGGCGTTGGCAGGGCCGGGTGCTCTGGGGAGCGAGCGCCGCCGGGGTCGCCGGGGCTCTGGCGGTGTTGGGGGCGGCCGGTCTGGTTCAGGGGCAGATGCTGCCCCCGGCGGGGCGGCTGGGGCTGGGAGCCGGCTGGGTGCTGTATACCCTGGCTATGGCGGTGCCCTGGTTCGGTCTGGAGCAGGGCCGCGTCAGAACCCTCCTCGGGGCAGCGGGTATTCTCGGGGTTGCCGCTGTGGCGGCTCTGGGAGGCGGATTTGATTCCCTGGGAATTGTGAAGGAGGCGGGGAACCAGCGCAGCCGTTTGATCCTGGAGGTGGGTAATCACCTGCGGATAACCGGGGCGGCGGTGTTCCTCGCCGGACTCGGGGGTATTCCCGGAGCCTTCTGGGCATACCGCCGACAGGCAGCTCGGAAGGTGCTCTTCACGGCAACGAATCTGCTCCAGACTATTCCGACCATCGCTCTGTTCGGGTTGCTCATTGCGCCTTTGACCTCCCTGGGGCAGGTTCTGCCCTGGTTACGCCAGGCGGGCCTCCGGGGAATAGGGGATACGCCCGCCATTATCGCTCTGGCCCTGTACGCTCTGTTCCCAGTGCTGCGGAACAGTTATGAGGGGTTAGCCGGGGTGGATGCCCGGGTACTGGATGCCTCCCGGGGCATGGGCATGAGCCGCTTCCAGGTTACCTGGTTAGTGTTACTGCCCGCAGCCTCACCGGTGATCCTCCACGGGCTGCGGGTCGCCCTGGTGCAGACCCTGGGGAACGCGGTACTGGCTAAATTGGTGGGAGCCGGTGGGCTCGGTGTCTTTGTGTTTGAGGGGCTGGGTCAGTATTCGGTGGATATGGTGCTCCTGGGGATTCTCCTGGTGGGGGGGATTACCCTGGTTGTAGACGGCCTCATGCGGGGAATTATGGCCGTGCTTACCCCCCGGGCGTTAGCATCGGGTTTTGCCAAGGAGGTTGCAGGGTGA